From one Thermomicrobiales bacterium genomic stretch:
- a CDS encoding GNAT family protein, which translates to MRNALVVGPRLYLRPSEKEDGGDLARFQATEPETFMERGRVPFSPLAFDALIDDIFKQQPPSEVWLTACAKAGDALIGAFQLFDIDWINRTAETGAWIYDPAYRGQGYGTEAKHLLLEYAFDHLQLHALNSYVWEPNVRSASAVQKQGYRPAGRLKWEDVKHGVHRDALLFDLLRDEWVVARDAWRVSLAAREQT; encoded by the coding sequence ATGCGTAACGCGCTCGTGGTCGGGCCACGGCTCTATCTGCGGCCCAGCGAGAAGGAGGACGGCGGGGATCTCGCGCGCTTTCAGGCGACCGAGCCGGAGACGTTCATGGAACGCGGCCGCGTCCCGTTCAGTCCGTTGGCCTTCGACGCGCTGATCGACGACATCTTCAAGCAGCAACCGCCGTCGGAAGTCTGGCTCACGGCCTGCGCGAAGGCGGGCGACGCCCTGATTGGCGCGTTTCAGCTCTTCGATATCGATTGGATCAACCGCACCGCCGAGACCGGCGCCTGGATCTACGACCCGGCCTACCGTGGACAGGGGTATGGCACCGAGGCGAAGCACCTGCTGCTGGAGTACGCCTTCGACCACTTGCAGCTGCACGCGCTCAACTCCTACGTCTGGGAGCCGAACGTGCGCTCGGCGTCCGCGGTTCAGAAGCAGGGGTATCGGCCGGCCGGCCGGTTGAAGTGGGAGGATGTCAAGCACGGCGTTCACCGCGACGCGCTGCTGTTCGACCTGCTGCGCGACGAGTGGGTCGTCGCCCGCGACGCCTGGCGTGTTTCGCTGGCCGCGCGGGAGCAGACGTAG
- a CDS encoding amidohydrolase family protein, producing the protein MVDTLITGGHLLTMQGDGAGFVENGAVAIEGRRIVAVGPREKVEALGPARRTIDATGKLVMPGLIDAHTHSHSDLGRGWAQEVQPWMASSYGPLMRHADERDSPIGTMLMLMEGVANGTTTFGDYDRPMDALLAVHEQFGNRAVVCENISELNWDKREEWVAQGWKPGDPTPLDPETGERTLATALALYDRWHGRDEGRLRVILGPHAPDFLSKEMLLRVQEEARKRNTLMHLHVAQDPRENNATLQRYGLRAIPFLDSIGLLAPDLIAVHLCFAEPEEVEMVVRSGAPMTCCSNSIGIIDGVVPPAWQFVQLGGTVALGSDQAPGNNSHNVFSEMRATAMYAKIAARSPLPMPAWQVLRMATIDGAKVLGIDDVVGSLEEGKEADIIMLDLTRPPLAPVLLRPARNIVPNLVYAETGSNVLMTMVAGNIIYQDGEYTNIDRHKVAARVAEASARLQDAVAADPLTHDLAITRLTNEGKI; encoded by the coding sequence ATGGTCGACACGCTGATCACTGGTGGGCATCTGCTGACGATGCAGGGGGATGGCGCCGGGTTCGTCGAGAATGGCGCGGTGGCGATCGAGGGGCGGCGGATCGTCGCCGTCGGGCCGCGGGAGAAGGTCGAGGCGCTCGGGCCGGCCAGACGCACGATCGACGCGACCGGCAAGCTGGTCATGCCCGGGCTGATCGACGCCCACACGCATTCTCACTCCGATCTCGGGCGTGGCTGGGCGCAGGAGGTCCAGCCCTGGATGGCCTCGTCCTATGGGCCGCTGATGCGCCACGCCGATGAGCGCGACAGCCCGATCGGCACGATGCTGATGCTGATGGAGGGCGTCGCCAACGGCACCACGACGTTCGGCGACTATGACCGCCCGATGGATGCGCTGCTCGCCGTCCATGAGCAATTCGGCAATCGCGCCGTCGTCTGCGAGAACATCTCCGAGCTGAACTGGGACAAGCGTGAAGAGTGGGTCGCGCAGGGCTGGAAGCCCGGAGATCCCACCCCGCTCGACCCTGAGACAGGGGAGAGGACGCTGGCGACCGCGCTGGCGCTCTACGATCGTTGGCACGGCCGGGACGAGGGGCGGCTCCGCGTGATCCTCGGCCCGCACGCCCCGGACTTCCTCTCGAAGGAGATGCTGCTACGGGTTCAGGAGGAGGCGCGTAAGCGCAACACGCTGATGCACCTCCACGTCGCCCAGGATCCGCGCGAGAACAACGCGACCCTGCAGCGCTACGGGCTGCGGGCGATCCCGTTCCTCGACTCCATTGGCCTGCTGGCGCCCGATCTGATCGCCGTCCACCTCTGCTTCGCCGAGCCGGAAGAGGTCGAGATGGTCGTCCGTAGCGGCGCGCCGATGACCTGCTGCTCGAACTCGATCGGCATCATCGATGGCGTTGTCCCGCCGGCCTGGCAGTTCGTCCAACTGGGCGGCACCGTCGCGCTCGGCTCCGACCAGGCGCCGGGCAACAACTCGCACAACGTCTTCTCCGAGATGCGGGCGACGGCGATGTACGCCAAGATCGCCGCCCGCAGCCCGCTGCCGATGCCGGCCTGGCAGGTGCTGCGGATGGCGACGATCGACGGCGCGAAGGTGCTGGGCATCGACGATGTCGTCGGCAGCCTGGAGGAGGGCAAGGAGGCCGACATCATCATGCTCGACCTGACCCGCCCGCCGCTGGCCCCGGTGCTGCTGCGGCCGGCCCGCAACATCGTCCCGAACCTCGTCTACGCCGAGACCGGATCCAACGTACTCATGACGATGGTCGCCGGCAACATCATCTACCAGGACGGCGAGTACACCAACATCGATCGCCACAAGGTCGCCGCCCGGGTCGCCGAGGCGTCCGCGCGCCTGCAGGACGCAGTCGCCGCCGACCCGCTCACCCACGACCTGGCGATCACCCGGCTGACCAACGAGGGGAAGATCTAG
- a CDS encoding GNAT family protein → MSDERPFGIPLSDDVLARRARLPIKPDPVTLEGKRVRLRPLDLEHDVAPLHAVSNGEPATLGERRVGAYDADAEIWRYMPAGPFVDAAGLGGYLRGLAETPNLLPLCVEDVATGQPVGVVTFMSNFPEHLKIELGNIWYTPLVQGTGANREATYLMLRHAFGLGYRRVEWKCDALNARSRHTAERMGFIFEGIQQAHLIVKGRNRDTAWFRILDHEWPAVEARLRAMMSGRRVDPA, encoded by the coding sequence ATGAGCGACGAGCGACCCTTTGGCATTCCCCTCTCCGACGATGTGCTCGCGCGACGAGCGCGGCTGCCGATCAAGCCCGACCCGGTGACGTTGGAGGGCAAGCGGGTACGGCTACGGCCACTCGATCTGGAGCATGACGTCGCGCCGCTGCACGCCGTCTCAAACGGTGAGCCGGCCACGCTCGGGGAGCGCCGCGTCGGGGCCTACGACGCCGACGCCGAGATCTGGCGCTACATGCCGGCCGGCCCATTCGTCGACGCCGCCGGGCTGGGCGGGTATCTGCGCGGACTCGCCGAGACGCCCAATCTGCTGCCGCTCTGTGTCGAGGACGTCGCAACCGGCCAGCCAGTCGGCGTCGTCACCTTCATGAGCAACTTCCCCGAGCATCTGAAGATCGAGCTCGGCAACATCTGGTACACCCCGCTCGTCCAGGGCACCGGCGCGAACCGCGAGGCGACGTACCTGATGCTGCGGCACGCCTTCGGCCTCGGCTACCGACGGGTAGAGTGGAAGTGCGACGCGCTCAATGCCCGCTCGCGCCACACTGCCGAGCGCATGGGCTTCATCTTCGAGGGCATCCAGCAGGCGCACCTCATCGTCAAGGGCCGCAACCGCGACACCGCCTGGTTCCGCATCCTCGATCATGAGTGGCCGGCGGTTGAAGCACGGTTGCGGGCGATGATGTCGGGACGCAGGGTCGATCCCGCGTAG
- the dnaA gene encoding chromosomal replication initiator protein DnaA — translation MADSAALDPRYQQLWQSALSDLQGRISRANYETWLRSTTLLGVENGVATVAAPNAFAVDQLRLKFDDEIVAALSAIANRRLTVEYVVGGQGSASPVRAPKPKTRPTPPASRSLREDPAPRPESHQMTLSADARPGLNPGYTFETFVVGPSNRLAHAASMAVGDKPAQAFNPLFIYGGVGLGKTHLMHAVGHRAIDQRPETRVLYVSSEKFTNDLIKSIMGQRTDEFRDRYRSADILMIDDIQFIAGKEATQEEFFHTFNDLFQSGRQIIVSSDRPPKAIPTLAERLRSRFEGGLIVDVQPPDIETRTAILSRKGQSLGVHVPNDVLEYVARKVQSNIRELEGALNKIIALAQLFNAPIRMDIASQALNDAALEARRAQITPERVLAEVMKHYKATLADLRGRGRSKEVVLPRQVAMYVLREETGSSLVEIGALLGGRDHSTVMHGIGKIEREIETNTALRQQVSTIREALYG, via the coding sequence ATGGCAGACAGCGCCGCGCTCGATCCCCGCTACCAGCAACTCTGGCAATCGGCCCTGTCCGACTTGCAGGGGCGCATCTCGCGGGCGAATTACGAGACGTGGCTGCGCTCGACGACCCTTCTCGGTGTCGAGAACGGGGTGGCGACCGTCGCCGCGCCGAATGCCTTCGCGGTCGACCAACTGCGGCTGAAGTTCGACGATGAGATCGTCGCTGCGCTCTCGGCGATCGCCAACCGGCGGCTGACAGTCGAGTACGTTGTCGGCGGGCAGGGGTCTGCCTCCCCGGTTCGCGCGCCGAAGCCGAAGACCCGGCCTACCCCGCCGGCCTCGCGTTCGCTGAGGGAGGATCCTGCGCCACGACCGGAGTCGCACCAGATGACGCTCTCTGCCGATGCCCGCCCGGGGCTGAACCCCGGCTACACGTTCGAGACGTTCGTCGTTGGTCCATCGAACCGGCTAGCCCACGCCGCGTCGATGGCGGTCGGCGACAAACCGGCCCAGGCATTCAACCCGCTGTTCATCTACGGCGGCGTCGGGTTGGGCAAGACGCACCTGATGCACGCTGTCGGCCACCGCGCGATCGACCAGCGGCCGGAGACGCGCGTGCTCTACGTCTCCTCCGAGAAATTCACCAACGATCTGATCAAGTCGATCATGGGGCAGAGGACCGACGAGTTCCGCGATCGTTACCGCTCGGCTGACATCCTGATGATCGACGACATTCAGTTCATTGCCGGTAAGGAGGCGACGCAAGAGGAGTTCTTCCACACCTTCAACGACCTGTTCCAGTCTGGCCGGCAGATCATCGTCTCCTCCGACCGCCCACCCAAGGCGATCCCGACACTGGCCGAACGGCTGCGCTCGCGCTTCGAGGGCGGCCTGATCGTCGACGTCCAGCCGCCGGACATCGAGACGCGCACGGCGATCCTCTCCCGCAAGGGCCAGTCGCTCGGCGTCCATGTGCCGAACGACGTGCTGGAATACGTTGCGCGCAAGGTGCAGTCGAACATCCGCGAGCTGGAGGGGGCTCTCAACAAGATCATCGCGCTGGCCCAGCTCTTCAACGCCCCGATCCGGATGGACATCGCCAGCCAGGCGCTCAACGACGCCGCGCTCGAGGCGCGTCGCGCACAGATCACCCCCGAACGGGTGCTGGCTGAAGTGATGAAGCACTACAAGGCGACGCTGGCCGACCTGCGCGGCCGCGGCCGCAGCAAGGAGGTCGTCCTGCCGCGCCAGGTGGCGATGTACGTGCTGCGCGAGGAGACCGGCTCGTCGCTGGTCGAGATCGGCGCGCTGCTCGGCGGCCGCGACCACTCGACGGTCATGCATGGCATCGGCAAGATCGAGCGCGAGATCGAGACGAACACTGCGCTACGTCAGCAGGTCAGCACAATCCGGGAAGCGTTGTACGGGTAG
- a CDS encoding SRPBCC family protein — protein MPGTTTPGPLVGLRDVDPNAFNIPAARDQQDRAELAERQRFDWRPIALGGALVWIGLRRRSLPGFILGAGGSGLALAGLMGKVWLRGPLAPEGEMSVRVEESITIDRPLEQVYRDWHDIENLPRILSNVISVRDHGDGRSRWVVAGPLGRTVTWEAEAINDDANRVLSWRSVGKTAAPNVGAVHFHATPDARGSEVRVRIEYDPPGGPAGAAIARLLGSTASEQVASDLRRFKTWVESSTPTET, from the coding sequence ATGCCAGGCACAACAACTCCCGGCCCGCTCGTCGGGCTACGAGATGTCGATCCGAATGCGTTCAACATACCAGCCGCCCGCGATCAGCAGGATCGCGCAGAGTTGGCCGAACGACAGCGATTCGACTGGCGGCCGATCGCACTCGGAGGGGCGCTCGTCTGGATCGGGCTACGCCGTCGGTCGCTTCCCGGGTTCATCCTCGGCGCTGGCGGAAGCGGCCTTGCCCTGGCCGGGTTGATGGGCAAGGTCTGGTTGCGCGGTCCGCTCGCGCCGGAAGGTGAGATGAGCGTGCGGGTTGAGGAGTCAATCACGATCGACCGACCGCTCGAGCAGGTATATCGCGACTGGCACGATATCGAGAACCTGCCGCGTATCCTGTCGAACGTGATCTCGGTGCGCGACCACGGTGACGGACGCTCGCGGTGGGTTGTGGCCGGCCCACTTGGCAGGACCGTTACCTGGGAGGCGGAAGCGATCAACGATGATGCGAATCGGGTGTTGTCGTGGCGCTCGGTCGGCAAGACGGCAGCGCCAAACGTCGGCGCGGTCCACTTCCACGCCACCCCAGACGCACGCGGCAGCGAGGTGCGGGTGCGGATCGAGTACGACCCGCCGGGCGGTCCGGCCGGCGCCGCCATCGCCCGCCTGCTGGGCAGCACTGCGAGCGAGCAGGTCGCCAGCGATCTGCGCCGCTTCAAGACCTGGGTCGAGAGCAGCACTCCCACCGAGACTTGA